Proteins encoded by one window of Microbulbifer salipaludis:
- the acs gene encoding acetate--CoA ligase, which produces MRGRIVTSKPESTPNVYPVPAPYAAHTLLDEDRYFELYNRSIQEPDGFWREQAQRIDWIAPFTQVQDTSFARDDLHIRWFADGKLNVAANCLDRHLHEHGDSTAILWVGDEPGVSREISYRELHRDVCRFANGLKSLGVKKGDVVTIYMPMVPEAAVAMLACARIGAVHSVVFAGFSPEALAGRMDDGQSRTLITANAGRRGGRSVMLKNNVDRAVALCKETTVDNVVVFNYTDDATDWNPAIDRDYAELVAAQSDECPAEVMGAEDPLFILYTSGSTGKPKGVLHSSGGYIIYASLTHEYVFDYRRGERYWCAADIGWITGHSYILYGPLANGATTVMYEGVPNYPDVTRVAQIIDDHKINILYIAPTAIRALMAEGNKPVAGASLESLRLLGTVGEPINPEAWKWYHRTFGRGQCPIVDTWWQTETGGAMLTPLPGATALKPGSATRPFFGVQPALVDNEGNILDGAAEGNLVLLGSWPGQMRTVFGDHQRFIDTYFSTFENMYFTGDGARRDEDGYYWITGRVDDVLNVSGHRMGTAELESALVAHEAVAEAAVVGYPHDIKGQGIYIYVTLNSGIEPSDEMRITLRDWLRAEIGPIATPDVIQWAPGLPKTRSGKIMRRILRKVAADECDQLGDTSTLADPAVVDNLVANRAAATA; this is translated from the coding sequence ATGAGAGGCCGAATCGTGACCAGCAAACCGGAATCTACCCCCAACGTCTATCCAGTACCCGCCCCCTATGCGGCCCACACACTGCTGGATGAAGATCGCTATTTCGAGCTGTACAACCGCTCCATCCAGGAACCCGACGGATTCTGGCGCGAGCAGGCCCAGCGTATCGACTGGATCGCTCCCTTTACCCAGGTTCAGGACACGTCCTTTGCGCGGGACGACCTGCATATCCGCTGGTTCGCCGATGGCAAGCTGAACGTGGCCGCCAACTGTCTGGATCGCCACTTGCACGAACACGGCGACAGCACCGCCATCCTGTGGGTCGGTGACGAGCCGGGAGTTTCGCGGGAAATCAGCTACCGGGAGCTGCACCGGGATGTGTGCCGCTTCGCCAATGGCCTCAAGAGCCTTGGTGTCAAGAAAGGGGATGTGGTCACTATCTACATGCCGATGGTGCCGGAGGCGGCCGTAGCCATGCTCGCCTGCGCCCGCATTGGTGCAGTGCACTCGGTGGTATTTGCCGGCTTTTCCCCCGAGGCGCTGGCCGGACGCATGGACGATGGCCAGTCCCGCACCCTGATCACCGCCAATGCCGGCCGCCGCGGCGGGCGCTCAGTGATGCTGAAAAACAACGTCGACCGCGCCGTGGCCCTGTGCAAGGAAACCACCGTGGACAACGTGGTGGTCTTCAATTACACCGACGACGCCACCGACTGGAATCCCGCCATCGATCGCGACTACGCCGAGCTGGTTGCGGCGCAGAGCGATGAATGCCCGGCGGAAGTGATGGGCGCAGAAGACCCGCTGTTTATTCTGTATACCTCTGGCTCCACCGGCAAACCCAAGGGCGTACTGCACAGCAGCGGCGGCTACATCATCTACGCATCACTCACCCACGAGTATGTGTTCGACTATCGCCGCGGTGAACGTTACTGGTGCGCGGCCGATATCGGCTGGATCACCGGCCACAGCTACATCCTCTACGGACCGTTGGCCAACGGCGCCACCACCGTCATGTACGAGGGGGTACCCAACTACCCCGACGTCACCCGGGTGGCGCAGATCATCGACGATCACAAAATCAATATTCTTTACATCGCCCCCACCGCCATTCGCGCACTGATGGCCGAAGGCAACAAACCGGTCGCCGGGGCGAGTCTGGAAAGCCTGCGACTTTTAGGTACGGTGGGCGAGCCCATCAATCCCGAGGCGTGGAAGTGGTATCACCGCACCTTCGGCCGCGGACAGTGCCCGATCGTGGATACCTGGTGGCAGACGGAAACCGGCGGTGCCATGCTCACGCCCCTGCCCGGCGCCACCGCCCTGAAACCCGGCTCGGCTACCCGCCCGTTCTTTGGGGTGCAGCCGGCGCTGGTGGACAACGAGGGCAACATTCTCGATGGCGCCGCCGAGGGCAACCTGGTGCTGCTGGGCAGCTGGCCGGGGCAGATGCGCACCGTGTTTGGCGACCACCAGCGTTTTATCGATACCTACTTCAGCACCTTTGAGAATATGTACTTCACCGGCGACGGTGCCCGCCGCGACGAGGACGGTTACTACTGGATTACCGGGCGCGTGGACGACGTGCTCAATGTTTCCGGCCACCGCATGGGCACCGCAGAACTGGAAAGCGCGCTGGTGGCCCACGAGGCCGTGGCGGAAGCGGCAGTGGTGGGTTACCCCCACGACATCAAGGGCCAGGGCATTTACATCTATGTCACCCTGAACAGCGGCATCGAACCCAGTGACGAAATGCGCATTACCCTGCGCGACTGGCTGCGCGCAGAAATTGGCCCCATCGCCACACCCGATGTGATTCAGTGGGCGCCGGGCCTGCCGAAAACACGCTCAGGCAAGATCATGCGCCGTATCCTGCGCAAGGTGGCTGCCGACGAGTGTGACCAGCTGGGTGACACCTCGACCCTCGCGGACCCCGCTGTGGTGGACAACCTGGTGGCCAACCGCGCGGCGGCGACCGCCTGA
- a CDS encoding response regulator transcription factor codes for MNQHTDAGHTARQFIIADDHPLFRNALRLSIQQNFPDAEIFEACDMQSLQQCVAEHPHCDLLLLDLHMPGAHGFSGLIFLSGQYPELPVMVVSANEKPEIMCRAIDHGACGFLPKSAPVQQITQALQDTLQGEIWLPPTVAERYESAGATDDSEVADVIATLTPQQFRVATMLAEGLLNKQIAYEMQVTEATVKAHLTALFRKLEVNSRTQAVLALSRLDVEAPGQFTPPQKTDTRSNPVN; via the coding sequence ATGAACCAACACACTGACGCCGGTCACACCGCGCGACAATTTATCATTGCGGACGACCACCCCCTGTTCCGCAACGCCCTGCGCCTGTCCATTCAGCAGAACTTCCCTGATGCCGAAATTTTTGAAGCATGTGATATGCAGAGCCTGCAGCAATGTGTGGCCGAGCACCCCCACTGTGATCTGTTGTTACTCGACCTGCATATGCCCGGCGCCCACGGATTCAGCGGGCTGATTTTCTTAAGCGGGCAATACCCGGAGCTGCCGGTGATGGTGGTTTCCGCCAACGAAAAGCCGGAAATTATGTGCCGGGCGATCGACCATGGTGCCTGCGGGTTCCTGCCCAAGTCCGCGCCGGTGCAACAGATAACGCAGGCCCTGCAAGACACGCTGCAAGGAGAGATCTGGCTGCCGCCGACGGTGGCGGAGCGCTACGAGTCTGCCGGCGCCACCGATGACAGCGAGGTGGCGGATGTGATCGCCACCCTCACACCACAGCAGTTTCGTGTGGCCACCATGCTCGCCGAAGGATTGCTGAACAAACAGATTGCCTATGAAATGCAGGTCACCGAAGCCACGGTCAAGGCGCACCTGACCGCCCTGTTCCGCAAGCTCGAGGTTAACTCCCGCACCCAGGCGGTGCTGGCCCTGAGCCGCCTCGATGTGGAAGCGCCGGGGCAATTCACCCCGCCGCAAAAAACCGACACCAGGAGCAATCCGGTCAACTGA
- a CDS encoding DcaP family trimeric outer membrane transporter — MSGKIIKHKLASAVALAAMTGSLSVLAAESEETTAAQLQQRIAELQAQVDQLAASQQAQTLENPEPPKTTTFGETNIQIGGYVKLDSIFSDYSDGRSATAGVGEDFLVPSTIPIGGESGEVHYNAHAKSTRLFFKSSTEAGAGSVDTHIEIDAMAGGQGDERISNSYAQRLRHAYVNWKMDGDRSLLAGQTWSTFFNVGTLPEGLDFVGPVGTIFERQPQLRYTHGLGSGKVMVAAENPATTLYNGSENPYDDNSRPDLILRYDNRIGDLSYSFASMSRELAYDHADGSNESEQGYAISLAGKWQLGRDDLRFMYSYGNALGRYLGLNSYRGGIIDPVDGGIELIDQHGGYVALRHFWNDQWRSNLVLSATAADNPALVSDMTPSAYQSLHLNLMYSPVPKMTLGGEYIFASKEVENASGLLSDDQGEMQRMQFSVKYVF; from the coding sequence ATGTCGGGAAAAATAATAAAGCACAAACTTGCCAGCGCGGTGGCGCTGGCGGCGATGACAGGTTCACTCTCGGTACTGGCGGCGGAGTCGGAAGAGACCACCGCGGCACAACTGCAACAGCGTATTGCCGAATTGCAGGCGCAGGTTGACCAGCTGGCGGCCAGCCAGCAGGCGCAAACGCTGGAGAATCCGGAGCCGCCCAAAACCACTACTTTTGGTGAAACCAATATCCAGATTGGCGGATACGTAAAGCTGGACAGTATCTTCAGTGACTACTCCGATGGCCGCTCTGCCACCGCGGGCGTTGGTGAAGATTTCCTGGTGCCATCGACCATCCCCATCGGCGGGGAAAGTGGCGAGGTGCACTACAACGCCCATGCAAAGTCCACCCGGTTGTTCTTCAAATCTTCTACCGAAGCGGGTGCGGGCAGTGTGGACACCCACATCGAAATTGACGCCATGGCGGGTGGGCAGGGGGATGAGCGCATCAGCAACTCCTACGCCCAGCGCCTGCGCCACGCCTATGTGAACTGGAAGATGGACGGCGACCGCTCGCTGTTGGCCGGGCAAACCTGGTCCACATTTTTTAACGTGGGCACACTACCGGAAGGGTTGGACTTTGTCGGCCCGGTGGGCACGATTTTCGAGCGTCAGCCGCAACTTCGTTACACCCACGGACTGGGCAGTGGCAAGGTGATGGTTGCCGCGGAAAACCCGGCTACCACCCTCTACAACGGTAGCGAGAACCCCTACGACGATAACAGCCGTCCGGATCTGATCCTGCGCTATGACAACCGTATCGGTGATCTCAGCTATTCCTTCGCCTCCATGAGCCGCGAGCTGGCCTATGACCACGCCGATGGCAGTAACGAATCTGAGCAGGGCTACGCCATCAGTCTGGCGGGCAAGTGGCAGCTGGGGCGCGATGATCTGCGCTTTATGTACAGCTACGGCAATGCGCTGGGCCGCTACCTGGGACTGAACAGTTACCGCGGTGGCATCATCGACCCGGTAGATGGGGGTATCGAGCTGATCGACCAGCACGGTGGTTATGTGGCACTGCGGCATTTCTGGAATGACCAGTGGCGCAGCAACCTGGTGCTCTCCGCGACGGCTGCGGATAACCCGGCACTGGTCTCCGATATGACCCCGTCCGCGTACCAGAGCCTGCACCTGAACCTGATGTATTCGCCAGTTCCGAAAATGACCCTGGGCGGTGAGTACATTTTCGCCAGTAAAGAAGTGGAGAATGCCAGCGGCCTGCTGAGCGATGACCAGGGGGAAATGCAGCGCATGCAATTCTCGGTCAAGTACGTATTCTGA